A single Salmo trutta chromosome 14, fSalTru1.1, whole genome shotgun sequence DNA region contains:
- the pgap4 gene encoding post-GPI attachment to proteins factor 4 has product MPRWKALASQHLRWSSPVAQGLVLCIITFGIVLPLCCHRLLYSYYYIKSMYLNDMSDQFLAESYERGQEALEFWAASRSTTGSAGFSNIAKGSELLITVVTARRTEGKEFHYLLQVMQRLVSLLRGCGEGRRCAEVLVCDVESGPLDNEDAALLESQFLVVRRSLEEQGKNQAHVNTFEREKRDYVYCLRKGWELARPKNLIVLEDDALPRADFFAVIRDLLSRRFALHTLYVKLYHPERLQRYWNPEPYRILEWVGLGLVGATALLLILSHGAPFSLSTTHLLFLTLYIMVAVELAGRHYLLEARRFSPQLYAVSPATECCTPAMLFPGNSSLRAAEYLDGSFCVKGNAKDMVLYQMARTITGERAHSIEPNLVSHIGAFSSVRANPSRPRLL; this is encoded by the coding sequence ATGCCTCGATGGAAAGCTCTGGCGAGCCAGCATTTACGGTGGTCCAGCCCTGTTGCCCAAGGACTAGTTTTATGTATCATAACGTTTGGCATCGTACTGCCCTTGTGCTGCCACAGGTTACTCTATTCCTACTACTACATTAAATCGATGTACTTGAATGACATGAGCGATCAGTTTCTAGCGGAGAGCTACGAGAGAGGGCAGGAGGCTTTGGAATTCTGGGCGGCATCACGGTCTACCACCGGGTCGGCTGGCTTTTCCAACATCGCTAAGGGATCCGAGCTATTGATCACTGTGGTAACGGCCAGGCGAACGGAGGGCAAGGAATTTCACTACCTGCTTCAAGTGATGCAGCGGCTGGTGTCCCTCCTGAGAGGATGCGGCGAGGGGCGGCGTTGCGCTGAAGTGCTGGTGTGCGATGTGGAAAGCGGTCCCCTGGACAACGAGGATGCGGCGCTACTGGAGAGCCAGTTCCTGGTGGTGCGGAGGTCCCTGGAGGAGCAGGGGAAGAACCAGGCTCACGTCAACACCtttgagagggagaagagggactatgtctactgTCTACGCAAAGGATGGGAGCTGGCAAGGCCCAAAAACTTGATAGTCCTCGAGGACGACGCACTACCCAGGGCGGACTTCTTTGCCGTGATCCGAGATTTGCTCTCGCGGCGCTTCGCCCTCCACACTCTCTACGTCAAGCTCTACCACCCGGAGAGGCTGCAGCGCTACTGGAACCCCGAACCCTACCGCATCCTGGAATGGGTGGGACTTGGACTAGTCGGGGCTACCGCACTCCTCCTAATCCTTAGTCACGGTGcacctttctccctctccaccacccacctcctcttcctcaccttgTACATCATGGTTGCTGTAGAGCTGGCCGGTCGGCATTACCTACTCGAGGCACGGCGCTTCTCGCCGCAGCTCTACGCCGTGTCCCCGGCGACCGAGTGCTGCACACCTGCCATGCTGTTTCCGGGTAACTCATCACTCAGGGCGGCGGAGTACCTGGACGGATCATTCTGCGTCAAGGGCAATGCTAAGGACATGGTTCTGTATCAGATGGCTCGGACTATAACCGGAGAGAGAGCGCACAGCATAGAGCCCAACCTGGTCTCCCACATCGGGGCTTTCTCCTCAGTCAGGGCCAACCCATCCAGGCCTAGACTTCTTTGA
- the LOC115208496 gene encoding alpha-(1,3)-fucosyltransferase 9 produces MLSSIYLTGVLRVILLSIISLGGFVALLLMHYSSAPSLFCPPLPAFPPQYSERPQGQHNSSLAKTLPDKPIMLLWFWPEHYRFDLSDCATLFNIDSCLLTDDRSMYNKADGVLIFHKSIKRDLSNLPRSPRPPFQKWIWFHVESPTNTNRLSGLENLFNLTLSYRQDADIPIRWRLTARKGQGEDFVLPKKDKLVCWIVSNNNPATGAGQRYNYYKELVKHVKVEVFGKAFGRFLNYEDFYNIISSCKFYLSFENSVHRDYITEKLNGPLAAGTVPVVLGPPRQNYEDFVPGDSFIHVNDFPDAKALAEFLLKLDKDDEAYLHYFQWREHFSAQRHLIQQYQEFTHAICYACDHVGTHKEYKVVHNLYKWYFG; encoded by the coding sequence ATGCTGTCTAGCATTTACCTAACTGGAGTTTTACGTGTCATTCTGCTATCGATTATTAGTTTAGGAGGATTTGTGGCGCTGTTATTAATGCATTACAGCTCAGCACCATCTCTGTTCTGCCCTCCCCTGCCTGCTTTCCCACCTCAGTACTCAGAGAGACCCCAAGGCCAGCACAACAGCTCCTTGGCTAAGACCCTACCAGACAAGCCCATTATGCTGTTGTGGTTCTGGCCTGAACACTACAGGTTTGACTTAAGCGATTGCGCCACTCTCTTCAACATTGATAGCTGTCTCCTGACTGATGACAGGTCAATGTACAACAAGGCAGACGGGGTGCTTATCTTTCACAAATCCATTAAGCGAGATTTATCCAACTTGCCTCGGTCACCCAGGCCACCATTCCAGAAGTGGATCTGGTTCCATGTTGAATCCCCTACAAACACAAACAGGCTATCTGGTCTAGAGAACCTTTTCAATTTGACCTTGAGTTACAGGCAGGACGCAGACATCCCTATTCGTTGGCGCTTGACTGCAAGGAAAGGCCAGGGGGAGGATTTTGTGCTGCCCAAAAAAGATAAATTAGTTTGCTGGATTGTGAGTAACAATAACCCTGCCACTGGGGCAGGCCAAAGGTATAACTATTACAAAGAACTTGTCAAACACGTTAAGGTGGAAGTCTTTGGCAAGGCCTTTGGCCGTTTCTTGAACTATGAGGACTTCTACAATATCATCTCCAGCTGTAAGTTTTACCTTTCCTTTGAGAACTCAGTCCACAGAGACTACATCACTGAGAAGCTAAACGGACCACTTGCAGCAGGAACTGTACCAGTAGTATTGGGCCCACCCAGACAAAACTATGAGGACTTTGTCCCAGGAGATTCCTTCATCCATGTTAACGACTTTCCAGATGCGAAAGCCTTGGCAGAATTCCTCCTGAAGTTGGACAAGGATGATGAGGCATATCTGCACTACTTTCAGTGGCGTGAACACTTTTCTGCTCAGCGCCATCTAATTCAACAATATCAAGAGTTCACCCATGCTATTTGTTATGCCTGTGACCATGTGGGAACACATAAGGAGTACAAAGTTGTTCACAATCTTTACAAATGGTATTTTGGTTAA